A window from Bacteroidota bacterium encodes these proteins:
- a CDS encoding 3-dehydro-L-gulonate 2-dehydrogenase, with protein sequence MKAVFQSVLIKQGFEKEKAEQLAEAFTQNSLDGIYTHGINRFPRFIEYSKNGYVKQDAEPSLKSKNNGMEQWDGNLGPGILNAIAATNRSIKLADEFGIGCIALSNTNHWMRGGAYGWQAAMAGYIFIGFTNTIANMPAHGAKDARLGNNPLVIAMPYNDTAIVLDMAMSQYSFGSMELSVLKNENLKVHGGYDKDGNLTDDPAAILESRRPLPIGYWKGAGLSLLLDLLAAVLSGGLSTQEISSQSIEHGLSQVFIAINIKKLSNYSSIPVLIESIINDYKNSVPENEQATISYPGERVLSNRKRNSENGIPVIKKVWDEILTLNK encoded by the coding sequence ATGAAAGCGGTATTTCAATCTGTGTTGATAAAACAGGGATTTGAAAAGGAAAAAGCAGAACAACTGGCTGAAGCGTTTACACAAAATAGTCTTGATGGAATTTATACTCATGGCATAAACCGGTTTCCGCGGTTTATTGAATATTCTAAAAATGGTTATGTAAAACAAGATGCTGAGCCTTCATTAAAATCCAAGAATAATGGAATGGAACAATGGGATGGAAATCTTGGTCCCGGAATTTTAAATGCGATTGCTGCAACAAACCGATCCATAAAACTGGCAGATGAATTTGGCATTGGCTGTATTGCATTAAGTAATACCAATCATTGGATGCGTGGTGGTGCTTATGGATGGCAAGCAGCAATGGCAGGTTATATATTTATTGGGTTTACCAATACAATTGCAAATATGCCGGCACATGGAGCAAAAGATGCCAGGCTTGGAAATAACCCGCTAGTAATTGCAATGCCATATAACGATACTGCCATTGTATTGGATATGGCAATGTCGCAATATTCATTCGGGAGTATGGAATTATCTGTATTAAAAAATGAGAACCTGAAAGTGCATGGTGGCTATGATAAAGATGGAAATCTAACTGACGATCCCGCAGCAATTCTTGAATCAAGAAGGCCGTTACCCATTGGTTACTGGAAAGGAGCAGGGCTTTCTTTGTTATTGGATTTATTGGCGGCAGTTTTATCAGGTGGATTATCTACACAAGAGATAAGCAGCCAAAGTATCGAGCATGGATTGTCACAAGTTTTTATCGCAATAAATATTAAAAAACTGTCCAACTATTCCTCCATTCCTGTATTAATAGAAAGTATTATTAACGATTATAAAAACTCTGTCCCTGAAAACGAACAGGCAACCATTTCTTATCCGGGTGAAAGAGTTTTAAGCAATCGTAAACGAAATAGTGAAAATGGGATACCGGTAATTAAAAAGGTATGGGATGAAATTCTAACATTAAATAAATAA
- a CDS encoding DUF1080 domain-containing protein, with protein MNVIPKIISGLAIVFFAHTGLYAQTATIKKDFIFSAIRGTESKPDSVILPATTKYVDLLNGDTAFFKILSGINRNCIVLFKPSDDFTGIAKSKLQAKSATGKLIAEINLTGLSMKGLEGENEPPLSKIIDALGYSINIGWTGLSNNCLPPLQGEELSHSVFQKAGKGKVEMIPVARYSPDFEVPFGFYTRNDETILKQQAGILSAKNKYPEHQTLFPSIKSGSKSSFDPGNSVFGFYATGPDHTGYSEDVWNMLLHPANAVHATRIYPVKDVTGKILKNSYLVCFEEAKNGDYNDYVFLVKNITPVTKDPFITLFNEKNFDGWDTFLRNIGTNKDPGNNFRIEDGSLHVIGKDLGYLITKKGYRNYHFKVDFKWGKEKWPPRENEKRDAGICYNIPMNEPDSIWPQSIECQVQEGDTGDFWLLSLSTIKVNGIQNIPANHTRMVKQKDAEKPTGEWNTVEVISYNGKCVHIVNDVVVNVGEEASIKEGRVLLQSEYAEIYYRNVKIREL; from the coding sequence ATGAATGTTATACCAAAAATCATCTCAGGGCTGGCAATTGTCTTTTTTGCTCACACAGGTCTTTATGCTCAGACCGCAACTATAAAAAAGGATTTTATATTTTCCGCTATCAGGGGTACTGAAAGCAAACCTGATTCTGTAATACTTCCTGCAACAACAAAATATGTTGACCTGCTTAATGGGGACACTGCTTTTTTTAAAATTTTATCAGGGATCAATAGAAACTGTATCGTTCTATTTAAACCATCTGATGATTTTACCGGAATAGCAAAATCAAAACTGCAGGCAAAAAGTGCAACAGGTAAACTAATTGCCGAAATCAACCTTACCGGGCTTAGTATGAAAGGACTTGAAGGAGAGAACGAACCGCCTTTATCAAAAATTATTGATGCATTAGGGTACAGTATAAACATTGGATGGACTGGTTTAAGTAATAATTGTCTTCCGCCATTACAGGGAGAAGAATTGTCACATTCAGTTTTTCAAAAAGCCGGAAAGGGAAAAGTTGAAATGATTCCTGTTGCAAGATATTCTCCCGATTTTGAAGTTCCATTTGGTTTTTATACCCGTAATGATGAAACTATTCTTAAACAACAAGCAGGTATACTGTCAGCAAAAAATAAATATCCTGAACATCAGACATTATTTCCTTCCATTAAATCAGGTAGCAAGTCTTCTTTTGATCCCGGTAATTCCGTGTTTGGGTTTTATGCAACAGGGCCTGATCATACTGGTTATTCTGAAGATGTATGGAATATGTTATTGCATCCTGCAAATGCAGTGCATGCAACAAGGATCTATCCTGTAAAAGATGTGACTGGCAAAATTTTGAAAAACAGTTATCTAGTTTGTTTTGAAGAAGCAAAAAATGGTGATTATAATGATTATGTTTTTTTAGTAAAAAATATTACGCCTGTCACTAAGGATCCGTTTATAACATTATTCAACGAAAAAAATTTTGATGGTTGGGATACATTTCTCAGAAATATAGGAACAAACAAAGATCCTGGTAACAATTTTAGAATTGAAGATGGTTCATTGCATGTAATAGGAAAAGATCTTGGATACTTGATCACCAAAAAAGGGTACAGGAACTATCATTTTAAAGTTGATTTTAAATGGGGCAAAGAAAAATGGCCACCCCGTGAAAATGAAAAACGTGATGCCGGTATTTGTTATAATATCCCTATGAATGAACCCGATTCTATCTGGCCACAGTCAATCGAATGCCAGGTACAGGAAGGCGATACCGGCGATTTCTGGTTATTGAGTTTAAGTACGATTAAGGTAAATGGCATACAAAATATACCTGCCAACCATACAAGGATGGTTAAACAGAAAGATGCCGAAAAACCAACCGGTGAATGGAATACCGTAGAGGTTATTTCTTATAATGGCAAATGTGTGCATATTGTAAACGATGTAGTAGTAAATGTTGGTGAGGAGGCAAGTATCAAAGAAGGAAGAGTATTATTACAATCTGAATATGCTGAGATTTATTACCGGAATGTCAAAATCCGGGAGCTATAA
- a CDS encoding helix-turn-helix domain-containing protein, with amino-acid sequence MKPVPAFISPESIFFIREVKQAHFPSELHFHEECQLAYIIKGAGKRIIGDSVEHFDEQELVFIGSNIPHVWYNTDINFPKSKKLHSVSLSLFISPEKFIKHMNDFGNVERIKQLFRRAQRGMFITGKTKTRLISLLKKATEEKNSIQHTIILLEVIYILSTTEEYRFLASSSYVNYFQHDENERMNTVYSFLMKSFNRDILLAEVADLAAMNPNAFCRFFKSRTQKTLTRFINEIRVGHACKLLIHEDKSIEHIAYECGYNNVSNFNHFFKLIKKTSPRNYRKELEIK; translated from the coding sequence ATGAAACCAGTTCCTGCATTTATTTCACCTGAAAGTATTTTTTTTATCCGGGAGGTTAAACAAGCCCATTTTCCCAGCGAATTGCATTTTCATGAAGAATGCCAGCTTGCCTACATTATTAAAGGAGCCGGTAAAAGAATAATTGGCGACTCAGTAGAACATTTTGATGAACAGGAACTTGTTTTTATTGGTTCCAATATTCCGCATGTATGGTATAATACAGATATAAATTTCCCTAAAAGCAAAAAATTGCATTCGGTTTCATTATCGTTATTTATTTCTCCTGAGAAATTTATAAAACACATGAACGATTTTGGCAATGTGGAAAGAATAAAACAGTTATTCCGCAGAGCACAAAGAGGAATGTTTATTACCGGTAAAACCAAAACAAGGTTAATTAGTTTATTAAAGAAAGCTACAGAAGAAAAAAACAGTATCCAGCATACGATAATTTTGCTTGAGGTAATTTACATACTATCAACTACGGAAGAATACCGGTTTTTAGCCAGCAGCAGTTATGTAAATTATTTTCAACATGACGAAAATGAAAGAATGAATACTGTCTACAGTTTTCTGATGAAAAGTTTTAACCGGGATATATTACTTGCTGAAGTAGCGGATCTTGCTGCAATGAACCCAAATGCCTTTTGCCGTTTCTTTAAATCCAGGACTCAAAAAACACTTACCCGGTTTATCAACGAGATCCGGGTTGGCCATGCCTGTAAATTGCTTATCCATGAAGACAAGAGCATTGAACATATCGCTTATGAATGCGGCTACAACAATGTTTCTAACTTTAATCATTTTTTTAAGCTGATTAAAAAAACAAGCCCCCGTAATTACAGAAAAGAACTTGAAATAAAATAA
- a CDS encoding RagB/SusD family nutrient uptake outer membrane protein codes for MKKISFILIIATGILASCSKDLDQVPLSTATTPTFYQQPSDFIQAVNAAYNSLRGYPDRQLFLSEVRSDNIYPTNDVARDPDPINNFSTGIAANVYVEEAWTADFNGIFRANTVIEQIVKNNTYVGSAALANRLTAEAKFLRAFYYFDLVKLYGKVPVIDRTVTAAEATTIARSSVVDVYALIIADLQFAIANLPANYSGVFPAYTATDIGRATKYAAEATLAKVYMTRSGPTYGIEGPGLGLNEWSLALPLLQDIISNGPFVFNPLPYSFPTPAAGIFSYTNQSPGHTTGNREAIFDVMYIGAQNPVLGATHPWQLVPQTYFNILGSNSTALNGALGTPSVSANLVASYAVGDTRKLPFIHTTTFGSDTKPFFRKYLDTTRISTASRFDWPVNFIAIRYTDILMLKAECILHGTTGTQGDVDGIVSQVRVRAGLPAVTNVTLAQLFDERRREFAGEGLRWFDLQRSGNLITIMDAWKAVEDAALHKINPITANHIIYPVPQTQMDAVPGLYIQNPGY; via the coding sequence ATGAAAAAAATATCATTCATCTTAATAATAGCGACCGGCATCTTAGCATCCTGCTCAAAAGATTTAGACCAGGTACCACTATCAACGGCAACCACTCCAACTTTTTATCAGCAACCAAGTGATTTTATACAAGCTGTTAATGCAGCTTACAATTCACTGAGGGGCTACCCCGACAGGCAGTTATTCCTTTCTGAAGTAAGGTCAGATAATATTTATCCAACCAACGATGTTGCCCGCGACCCTGATCCTATCAATAATTTTTCCACTGGCATTGCAGCTAATGTGTATGTGGAAGAAGCATGGACGGCAGATTTCAATGGCATCTTCAGGGCCAACACGGTTATTGAACAAATTGTCAAAAACAATACTTACGTCGGTTCTGCAGCTTTGGCAAACAGGTTAACGGCTGAAGCAAAATTTCTCCGGGCCTTTTATTATTTCGACTTGGTTAAGTTATATGGGAAAGTTCCGGTTATTGATCGTACGGTGACGGCTGCCGAAGCAACCACGATTGCACGTAGTTCTGTTGTTGATGTATATGCACTCATCATTGCCGACCTCCAGTTTGCAATAGCTAATTTGCCGGCCAATTACAGCGGTGTATTTCCTGCTTATACGGCAACCGATATTGGAAGGGCTACCAAATATGCTGCCGAGGCAACACTTGCAAAAGTTTACATGACCCGTTCGGGCCCTACGTATGGCATTGAAGGACCTGGTTTGGGGCTAAATGAATGGAGCCTTGCATTGCCTTTGTTGCAGGATATTATCAGCAACGGTCCTTTTGTCTTCAATCCACTTCCATATAGTTTTCCTACACCTGCTGCCGGCATTTTCTCTTATACCAATCAAAGCCCGGGACACACGACGGGTAACAGAGAAGCCATATTTGATGTAATGTATATTGGTGCTCAAAACCCTGTTTTAGGAGCTACCCATCCCTGGCAGCTTGTTCCACAAACTTATTTCAATATTTTAGGCAGCAATAGCACGGCATTAAACGGGGCTCTTGGAACGCCATCGGTATCGGCTAACCTCGTAGCTAGTTATGCAGTTGGTGATACACGAAAGTTGCCCTTTATTCACACAACAACTTTTGGAAGCGACACAAAGCCTTTCTTCAGAAAATACCTGGATACAACCAGGATATCAACAGCCAGCCGTTTTGATTGGCCCGTCAACTTCATCGCCATCCGGTACACCGATATACTCATGCTAAAAGCCGAGTGCATCTTACACGGCACTACCGGAACACAAGGTGATGTTGACGGTATTGTCAGCCAAGTGAGGGTAAGGGCCGGTCTGCCTGCTGTTACCAATGTTACACTGGCGCAGTTGTTTGATGAACGCAGAAGAGAATTTGCTGGTGAAGGTTTACGGTGGTTCGACCTGCAAAGAAGTGGCAATCTGATAACAATCATGGATGCGTGGAAAGCTGTGGAGGATGCTGCTCTTCACAAGATCAACCCGATAACAGCAAATCATATCATATATCCTGTTCCGCAAACACAGATGGATGCAGTACCCGGCCTATACATACAAAATCCCGGGTATTAA
- a CDS encoding TonB-dependent receptor, with translation MTKTVKTIFAILVFLLPLFVLAQEIVIKGKLTDETGMGIPDVSVTLKGTAVVTKTDASGSFSIAVPGNLKNAQLTFTHVSYMEQTINVSGTEVSLTMQKSTTQLDDVVVIGYGTQKKRNVAGAVSKLKNENFQERAITRVDQALVGQLAGVRVKQNTGIPGKAFSIQIRGSGSISGGNEPLYVLDGFPLSVNSSNTGNGTFTTGNPLDNINPNDIESIEVLKDAAAAAIYGSRASNGVVLINTKRGRTGKPVVDLAIYGGYNEASKKLQMMNGDQWIENATEFINGAYVAKYGSVGATANDDQATRLAKNGGLFDANYILDPRWAMPGHPGLAFIDWQDAIERKGKMQNYQISVSGGSDVIKYFMSGNYTNQESFIQNVGYKAYSLRANLDIAASKKLRFGVNIAPTYSETQDPGIDGQNAIFHQILSHSPVQEDTVGLFTNTGKNLIYLYSNSIMPYGRLMYSKGTTKRYRTVGTIYGDLQITKQLSFRSSVNLDNTDNIANTYVPYIIVGNGTKGVNGQPDVNPRIFTGSNNLLASTSGTYNSYRRQTFVNENTLTYNKVFKQVHSINVLAGFAYNYDLLDRATMSSNGGYTSAVIQTLNAAAAVTGNTTSTKSVLISYFSRLQYAFQDKYFLSASLRRDGSSRFGVNNQFGTFPSISLKWITSEEGFMKGLSFISDLKLRGSYGVNGNNNLPNDYASLATIGSAGYVLGAPAAVIGQAPNVLANPDLKWERSETYDIGFDFGLFKNRITGSFDYYNKLNTDLLLNVQVPSITGFTSYLTNIGSVRNVGEELELNSRNLVGKFQWTTSLNITHNTNKIEALAPGQTQIIIPQGNNVTSQILRVGYALNSIYVLQTIGFLTQEDINKNVARYGAEQEGDLKYQDTNGDGVITEADKVIVGHPNPDYTYGITNTFRYKGFDLNVLVQGQWGGSIYSELGRALNRPGQGKSDNHTADYVDRWRSPTNQGDGRYGKTFSNYYSPITSATDNLFSSDYIRVRNITLGYNLKTLIKTNYIHGARVFLTLENFFGHDKYSNGLNPDAVNTSSSSNAAFPAAGDYGGIPLPKALIFGLNFTF, from the coding sequence ATGACAAAAACTGTTAAGACAATTTTTGCGATTCTGGTTTTTCTTTTGCCATTATTTGTATTGGCACAGGAAATAGTAATTAAAGGAAAACTCACTGATGAAACAGGTATGGGCATTCCCGATGTCTCTGTTACTTTAAAAGGAACAGCTGTTGTTACCAAGACTGATGCTTCAGGAAGTTTCTCAATCGCCGTTCCCGGAAATCTGAAGAACGCTCAGTTGACTTTTACCCATGTAAGCTACATGGAACAAACAATAAATGTTTCAGGAACTGAAGTGTCATTAACCATGCAAAAATCTACCACCCAATTGGATGATGTGGTTGTTATTGGTTATGGTACACAAAAGAAGAGAAATGTTGCTGGCGCAGTCAGTAAACTGAAAAATGAAAATTTTCAGGAAAGGGCTATCACCCGGGTAGACCAGGCATTGGTAGGACAATTGGCGGGTGTAAGAGTAAAGCAAAATACAGGCATACCCGGAAAGGCTTTTAGTATTCAGATACGTGGTTCAGGTTCTATCAGTGGAGGCAATGAGCCATTGTATGTATTGGATGGGTTTCCATTATCAGTTAATTCAAGCAATACCGGTAATGGTACTTTTACAACTGGTAACCCACTAGATAATATTAATCCCAACGATATTGAAAGCATTGAAGTATTGAAGGATGCTGCTGCGGCGGCTATCTATGGTTCAAGAGCATCCAATGGTGTTGTGCTGATCAACACCAAACGTGGCCGCACTGGTAAGCCTGTAGTTGACCTGGCTATTTATGGGGGATATAATGAAGCTTCTAAAAAACTGCAGATGATGAATGGCGACCAGTGGATTGAAAACGCCACGGAATTTATTAATGGAGCATACGTAGCCAAATACGGATCTGTTGGTGCAACCGCCAATGATGATCAAGCGACAAGGCTGGCAAAAAACGGTGGACTCTTTGATGCTAATTATATTCTTGATCCCCGATGGGCAATGCCCGGACATCCCGGTTTGGCATTTATAGACTGGCAAGATGCAATAGAGAGGAAAGGTAAAATGCAGAACTACCAGATTTCTGTCAGCGGTGGATCAGATGTTATAAAATATTTCATGTCTGGAAATTATACAAACCAGGAAAGCTTTATTCAGAACGTTGGTTACAAAGCATATTCACTCAGGGCAAATCTTGATATCGCCGCCTCTAAAAAATTAAGATTTGGTGTGAACATAGCGCCTACTTATTCCGAAACACAGGATCCGGGCATAGACGGACAAAACGCCATTTTTCACCAGATTCTAAGTCATTCGCCTGTGCAGGAAGATACGGTTGGCTTATTCACCAATACAGGAAAAAACCTGATCTATCTCTATAGTAATTCAATCATGCCATACGGCAGGTTAATGTACAGCAAAGGAACCACCAAAAGGTATCGTACAGTGGGTACAATTTATGGCGATTTACAAATTACCAAACAATTGAGTTTTAGATCTTCTGTCAACTTAGATAATACGGATAATATTGCCAACACCTATGTACCCTATATAATCGTTGGCAACGGTACTAAAGGAGTAAACGGGCAGCCCGATGTAAACCCGCGGATCTTTACCGGGTCCAACAATCTGCTTGCCAGCACCAGCGGCACCTATAACAGTTACCGGAGACAAACCTTTGTAAATGAAAACACCCTTACTTATAATAAAGTATTTAAACAAGTGCATAGCATTAATGTACTGGCAGGCTTTGCTTATAACTACGATCTTTTGGACAGGGCGACCATGAGTTCAAACGGAGGATATACCAGTGCTGTTATACAAACCTTAAATGCAGCAGCAGCTGTTACCGGTAATACTACATCAACTAAAAGTGTTTTGATCTCTTATTTCAGCCGGCTGCAATACGCATTCCAGGATAAATATTTTTTATCAGCAAGCTTACGTAGGGATGGGTCGTCACGGTTTGGCGTCAATAACCAGTTTGGTACATTTCCATCCATTTCTTTAAAATGGATAACAAGCGAAGAAGGATTTATGAAAGGACTCTCTTTTATCAGTGACCTGAAATTAAGGGGATCTTATGGGGTAAACGGAAACAATAATTTGCCGAATGATTACGCCAGCCTCGCCACGATTGGTTCTGCAGGATATGTACTTGGTGCACCTGCAGCAGTCATTGGCCAGGCGCCAAACGTATTGGCAAACCCCGATCTGAAATGGGAAAGATCTGAAACCTATGATATAGGTTTTGATTTCGGGCTATTCAAAAACCGGATAACCGGTTCTTTCGATTACTACAATAAACTAAATACAGACTTGTTATTGAATGTACAGGTTCCGTCAATAACCGGTTTTACATCTTATCTCACTAACATCGGTTCAGTAAGAAATGTTGGTGAGGAATTGGAATTGAACAGCCGCAATTTGGTTGGAAAATTTCAATGGACCACTTCCCTGAACATCACTCATAATACCAACAAAATTGAAGCACTTGCACCGGGACAAACTCAAATCATAATACCCCAGGGTAATAATGTAACCTCCCAGATTTTACGTGTAGGATATGCTTTAAACAGTATTTATGTTTTGCAAACCATTGGGTTTTTAACACAGGAGGATATTAATAAGAATGTTGCCCGTTACGGAGCAGAACAGGAAGGTGACTTAAAATACCAGGATACAAATGGTGACGGTGTAATAACTGAAGCAGATAAAGTAATAGTGGGACATCCAAACCCTGATTATACATATGGTATCACGAATACATTCCGGTATAAAGGTTTCGATCTGAATGTGCTGGTGCAAGGTCAGTGGGGGGGCTCTATTTATTCAGAATTAGGGAGAGCTCTTAACAGGCCCGGCCAAGGGAAGTCCGATAACCATACTGCAGACTATGTAGACAGGTGGCGATCGCCAACTAACCAGGGCGACGGAAGGTATGGAAAGACGTTTTCTAATTATTACAGCCCGATTACTTCCGCAACTGATAATTTATTCTCATCAGATTATATACGTGTACGCAACATAACACTGGGTTATAATTTGAAGACTTTGATTAAAACTAATTATATACATGGTGCAAGAGTGTTCTTGACGTTAGAAAACTTCTTCGGCCATGATAAATACAGCAATGGTCTGAACCCCGATGCAGTGAATACCAGTTCAAGTTCCAATGCAGCATTTCCGGCAGCGGGTGATTATGGCGGTATACCACTGCCAAAAGCATTGATATTCGGACTAAACTTTACTTTTTAA